One genomic segment of Methanolacinia paynteri includes these proteins:
- a CDS encoding ATP-binding cassette domain-containing protein, with amino-acid sequence MEDSVIIDVEGLSHSYGDLRAVDNISFSVKSGEIFSFLGPNGAGKSTAINVLITLLPLQKGKITIAGHDLGSEPKAVRNSIGIVFQEITLDRDMTVNETLEFHGNLYSMEKKEIDSRIEELLTLVELHDKKDVLTKNLSGGMKRRLEIARGLMTRPGVLFLDEPTIGLDPQTRRKTWEYLRAVNEEGTTIFLTTHYMDEADLLSDRISIIDHGRIIASGTPEELKNSLGEDIICLETPERKRAEEAIRVNGDIKSISESEDGLVIMTEKDGAHILPELIAGLNTDGIKITAVNLKKPSMDDVFMHYTGSALRE; translated from the coding sequence ATGGAAGATTCAGTTATCATTGACGTGGAAGGACTATCACACAGCTACGGCGATCTCAGGGCGGTGGACAATATAAGCTTCAGTGTGAAGTCGGGCGAGATCTTTTCTTTCCTCGGTCCTAACGGGGCGGGAAAGAGTACTGCAATAAACGTCCTCATAACTCTTCTTCCCCTGCAGAAAGGAAAGATCACAATTGCAGGCCACGACCTCGGCAGCGAACCCAAGGCGGTAAGGAACTCGATCGGCATCGTATTCCAGGAGATCACCCTCGACCGGGATATGACCGTAAACGAGACTCTTGAATTCCACGGGAATCTATATTCGATGGAAAAGAAGGAGATCGATTCGAGAATCGAAGAGCTCCTCACCCTCGTCGAACTCCATGACAAAAAGGATGTTCTGACAAAGAATCTCTCCGGCGGAATGAAAAGGCGCCTTGAGATCGCGAGAGGGCTCATGACACGTCCCGGTGTTTTGTTCCTGGACGAACCGACGATCGGCCTCGATCCCCAGACCCGGAGAAAGACATGGGAATATCTCAGGGCGGTCAACGAGGAAGGAACCACGATCTTTCTTACTACTCATTATATGGACGAAGCGGACCTGCTCTCGGACAGGATATCGATAATCGATCACGGCAGGATCATCGCGTCTGGAACCCCGGAAGAGCTGAAAAACAGTCTCGGCGAGGACATAATCTGCCTCGAAACTCCGGAACGCAAACGGGCGGAGGAAGCGATCCGGGTCAATGGCGATATTAAGTCGATATCCGAGAGTGAAGACGGGCTCGTGATAATGACCGAGAAGGACGGTGCACATATTCTGCCGGAACTGATCGCCGGGCTCAACACTGACGGGATCAAAATAACAGCGGTGAACCTGAAGAAACCGTCGATGGACGACGTATTCATGCACTATACGGGGAGTGCACTGAGGGAGTGA
- a CDS encoding ABC transporter permease, with amino-acid sequence MKFGFLNIYKRDMTRFFRFKHQLFSSLLQPALWLGFFGMAMAGNFDRILGGTGEAVAGVMSVDYLTFMCAGVIAATILFTNIFGGFILLFDKNWGIFREILASPMSRKDIIIGIAMSGITKSWIQAIIVIVFGLILGVAFFTGKGPFGIIFSLAGILLFIALFSIAFISLSAIIALKMDSPEGFQGISTLLTMPLFFVSNALYPATGLPVVLQQIAEVNPLTHLTAGIRYFAIGGDFTAIGMHFVYTTTDMLISLGYLTLFAGVIFAIAWRVVDKVVIT; translated from the coding sequence ATGAAATTCGGATTTCTGAATATCTACAAAAGGGACATGACAAGGTTCTTCAGGTTCAAGCACCAGCTCTTCTCGTCCCTTCTCCAGCCTGCGTTATGGCTCGGGTTCTTCGGGATGGCGATGGCGGGCAACTTCGACCGGATTCTCGGGGGTACCGGGGAAGCCGTCGCAGGCGTTATGAGCGTCGATTACCTGACGTTCATGTGTGCGGGAGTTATTGCCGCGACGATCCTGTTTACGAATATATTCGGCGGGTTCATTCTTTTATTCGATAAGAACTGGGGAATTTTCAGGGAGATCCTGGCGAGCCCGATGTCGAGGAAGGATATAATCATAGGGATCGCGATGTCCGGGATTACGAAGTCATGGATACAGGCGATTATAGTCATAGTATTCGGCCTGATCCTCGGGGTGGCCTTCTTCACGGGCAAAGGACCGTTCGGGATAATATTCTCGCTTGCGGGAATACTGCTTTTCATAGCATTGTTCTCGATTGCATTCATATCTCTGTCGGCGATTATTGCATTGAAGATGGACTCCCCCGAAGGTTTCCAGGGGATCTCGACTCTTCTTACGATGCCGCTCTTCTTCGTCTCGAACGCTCTGTACCCGGCGACCGGACTTCCCGTGGTGCTCCAGCAGATAGCGGAGGTCAACCCGCTGACCCACCTTACGGCCGGAATCAGGTACTTTGCCATCGGCGGCGATTTCACTGCAATCGGGATGCATTTCGTCTATACTACGACGGACATGCTGATCTCACTGGGATACCTGACGCTTTTTGCAGGAGTTATATTCGCAATAGCCTGGAGAGTTGTCGATAAGGTAGTAATCACGTAG
- a CDS encoding flavodoxin family protein, whose product MKKVIILNASPRANGNTDILCRTCAEAIEKNGCEAEIISFRGKSFKSCIACNTCKEKKGECAIKDDGLNEIIDKIKDAKGLIVASPVYFGTARGDMMSAIQRISMVSYGGDRFLSGMVGGPIAVARRGGHTATIQELLMFYFINDMIVAGSDYWNMAFGKAPGEVEEDSEGLAVISKFGANVANIINKIN is encoded by the coding sequence ATGAAGAAAGTGATAATACTCAATGCAAGCCCGCGTGCGAACGGAAATACGGATATTCTCTGCCGGACATGTGCCGAAGCAATAGAGAAGAACGGGTGCGAGGCGGAGATAATCTCTTTTCGGGGAAAGTCATTTAAGTCGTGTATCGCCTGCAATACGTGCAAGGAGAAGAAGGGCGAGTGCGCCATAAAGGACGACGGCCTCAACGAGATAATCGATAAGATAAAGGATGCGAAAGGCCTGATCGTGGCGTCGCCGGTCTACTTCGGAACCGCAAGAGGAGATATGATGTCGGCTATACAGAGGATCTCGATGGTCTCATACGGCGGCGACAGGTTCCTCTCGGGGATGGTCGGAGGGCCTATAGCAGTGGCGAGACGGGGAGGCCATACTGCAACGATACAGGAGCTCCTCATGTTCTACTTCATCAACGATATGATAGTCGCAGGCTCGGACTACTGGAATATGGCGTTCGGGAAGGCTCCGGGTGAAGTTGAAGAGGATTCGGAAGGTCTTGCGGTCATCAGCAAGTTCGGTGCGAACGTGGCAAATATCATCAACAAGATTAACTGA
- a CDS encoding GNAT family N-acetyltransferase, with protein sequence MEEILIRKALPKEIPIFIEWAGKEGWNPGIHDSECHYAVDPDGWFVAVSEDAIIGTIALTNYNDYFSFGGFFIVKEEFRHKGAGWELWSTASSHVGDRNLGIDGVYEMQDNYSRQSGFRFAYRNIRWEGTACGSLQEDLIDINSIPFKETANYDSLHFPARRESFLKKWLNMPDSTALAYAGPDGGIAGYGVIRKCLEGHKIGPLFADSPEIADRILEGLTFSIRGETFYFDTPEINQEAVKMAKRRDMSEVFGTARMYTGNLPDLPVERIFGVTTFELG encoded by the coding sequence ATGGAAGAGATACTTATAAGAAAGGCACTCCCTAAGGAAATCCCCATTTTCATCGAATGGGCAGGAAAAGAAGGCTGGAATCCAGGAATTCACGACAGTGAATGCCACTACGCTGTCGACCCGGACGGGTGGTTCGTTGCAGTATCGGAAGATGCGATTATCGGGACCATCGCCCTGACAAATTATAACGACTATTTTTCGTTCGGCGGATTTTTTATCGTAAAGGAGGAATTCCGGCATAAAGGGGCAGGTTGGGAGCTCTGGAGCACTGCATCATCCCACGTGGGCGACAGGAACCTCGGGATCGACGGGGTCTACGAGATGCAGGACAACTACTCCAGGCAATCGGGATTCAGGTTCGCATACAGGAACATCCGGTGGGAAGGAACCGCCTGCGGAAGCCTGCAGGAGGACCTGATCGACATTAATAGCATTCCATTCAAAGAAACGGCAAATTACGATTCGCTCCACTTCCCTGCACGAAGAGAGAGTTTCCTTAAAAAATGGCTGAATATGCCGGACTCGACCGCACTTGCATATGCGGGCCCGGACGGTGGGATCGCAGGATATGGAGTTATCAGGAAATGCCTTGAAGGGCACAAGATTGGGCCCCTGTTTGCAGATTCGCCGGAGATAGCAGACAGGATTCTCGAAGGCCTGACGTTTTCCATCAGAGGAGAGACCTTCTATTTTGATACGCCGGAGATAAACCAGGAAGCCGTTAAAATGGCGAAAAGAAGAGATATGAGCGAGGTATTCGGAACTGCAAGAATGTATACCGGAAATCTCCCGGACCTCCCGGTCGAAAGAATATTCGGCGTAACAACATTTGAACTTGGCTGA
- a CDS encoding response regulator has product MKKILIVEDSALVALEISETLKNLGYNVVGEAASGLEAIEMARDLRPDLVLMDIILKGDMDGIEAADRIYSNYDIPVIYLTAHSDEATLERALKTNAFGYLIKPFNDRELYSNIEITLHKHRIMKKVDLGPKEAVDSTLNVLSDPVVAVDESGIITRINPAAENFTGQTKWEAVGSDFFRIFSLDREKVQPAMDSLKNDVFEKRTLLSWVDGLSLVTKKGETKQVSMNIGYVRAGRQNNAEYFFVLIPDEGPATKTADDTANHYRIILDAVENPIFMVDGNIRIILFNRAFQETCGKAGISLSGVEDEPAYTILPHSVFGDEYDFRDAFEAGTSYIRERLWKTDGEVSTYRIETIPIFENDRPIYAAIIMSDISEVVEFEERNGKLSVSLRAYTRNVEEIGDLCAGLKEPLNNIRKHAAKVSPPFESMQIGAALAELSELIYSIDMKWLEYEKVKKMVESAGGFDLVPAVKSIAEEGEGGGEGAH; this is encoded by the coding sequence ATGAAAAAGATCCTTATTGTCGAAGATTCAGCACTTGTGGCTCTTGAAATATCGGAGACCCTGAAGAATCTCGGCTACAATGTTGTCGGCGAGGCGGCCAGCGGGCTTGAAGCTATAGAGATGGCCCGGGATCTCAGGCCTGATCTCGTTCTCATGGATATTATCCTGAAAGGAGATATGGACGGGATAGAGGCCGCCGACAGGATCTATTCGAATTATGACATTCCGGTAATATACCTGACTGCACATTCCGATGAGGCGACGCTGGAAAGGGCGCTTAAGACCAACGCGTTCGGTTACCTGATAAAGCCCTTCAACGACAGGGAGCTTTATTCCAATATCGAGATAACGCTTCACAAGCACAGGATCATGAAGAAGGTGGACCTGGGTCCAAAGGAGGCTGTTGACTCCACCTTAAACGTGCTATCGGATCCTGTTGTTGCGGTCGACGAATCCGGGATTATTACAAGGATCAATCCGGCGGCTGAGAACTTCACAGGTCAGACGAAATGGGAGGCTGTAGGCAGTGATTTCTTCAGGATCTTCTCATTGGATCGCGAAAAAGTTCAGCCTGCAATGGATTCGCTTAAGAATGATGTTTTTGAGAAGAGGACACTGCTCTCGTGGGTCGATGGCCTTTCTCTTGTGACGAAGAAGGGCGAAACAAAACAGGTCTCGATGAATATAGGGTACGTGAGGGCGGGCCGGCAGAATAATGCCGAATATTTCTTTGTCCTGATCCCTGACGAAGGACCTGCAACAAAGACCGCGGATGACACGGCGAACCATTACAGGATCATACTAGATGCTGTGGAGAACCCGATCTTCATGGTCGACGGGAATATCCGGATTATCCTCTTCAACCGGGCTTTCCAGGAGACCTGCGGGAAGGCAGGGATCTCTCTTAGCGGTGTCGAAGATGAACCTGCATATACTATTCTTCCCCATTCCGTATTCGGTGACGAATATGATTTCAGGGATGCCTTTGAAGCCGGAACCAGCTATATACGCGAGAGATTATGGAAGACTGACGGCGAAGTAAGCACATACAGGATCGAGACAATCCCTATATTCGAAAACGATCGCCCTATATATGCTGCAATAATTATGTCCGATATCTCGGAAGTCGTCGAGTTCGAGGAGAGGAACGGGAAGTTGTCGGTCAGTCTCCGTGCCTATACAAGGAACGTAGAGGAGATAGGCGACCTCTGCGCTGGACTGAAGGAGCCCCTGAACAATATCAGGAAGCATGCAGCTAAGGTAAGCCCTCCGTTCGAGTCAATGCAGATTGGTGCCGCTCTTGCCGAACTCTCCGAACTCATATACAGTATCGACATGAAATGGCTTGAGTACGAGAAGGTGAAGAAGATGGTCGAGTCCGCAGGAGGATTTGATCTGGTACCTGCCGTGAAAAGCATTGCCGAAGAGGGAGAGGGCGGGGGAGAAGGAGCCCACTGA
- a CDS encoding sensor histidine kinase, producing MKDVGSDDYLQYTHWIAIVALFTALAAGVNLFTLTFDPPYPALSLFMIPVVIATFFFRRQGLLASLLILALFSVVIWLYSPDKFAELRVLENVTVVFGVALIVTLLSTALHRSENSYRLLFETSPAPIIVLKPDGSIVDVNSRFFSVFGYGSIFVEGKKIQQLPIIAEESLIEIGERLMNPGPDGDNQEPFVIKVTDASGDTHICNVFSSFLYDETGIPESCMMVLVDITENVKAEEEIKRSLEEKETLLKEIHHRVKNNLQEVVSILKLQRNRTTDEDVQWSLKECQNRVYTMAMVHENIYRADSLSSIGIKAYLEKLARDLLIEYMSPGQNISFEIECSEDIEFDIDGIIPVALITNELISNSMKYAFPDGRKGKIRIAVEKIPGNSYRYTYSDDGIGFPPGLRVDKTKTLGLRIVRAFVRQLDGSLEFIPGNGTKIIITFPIKE from the coding sequence GTGAAAGATGTGGGCTCCGATGATTATCTCCAGTACACCCACTGGATCGCGATAGTTGCGTTGTTCACCGCACTTGCCGCCGGGGTGAACCTGTTCACTCTCACGTTTGATCCGCCCTATCCTGCATTAAGCCTCTTCATGATCCCGGTCGTAATCGCGACCTTCTTCTTCAGGAGACAGGGACTTTTGGCCTCCCTTCTGATCCTCGCACTGTTTTCCGTCGTAATATGGCTGTATTCGCCGGATAAATTCGCGGAACTTCGTGTTCTTGAAAATGTCACCGTCGTCTTCGGGGTGGCCCTTATAGTCACCCTTCTCTCGACTGCCCTTCACAGGAGCGAAAACAGCTACAGGCTCCTCTTCGAAACGTCTCCTGCACCAATCATCGTCCTGAAGCCCGACGGTTCGATAGTCGACGTTAATTCCAGGTTCTTCTCTGTTTTCGGCTACGGTAGTATCTTTGTGGAGGGAAAGAAGATCCAGCAGCTCCCGATAATAGCGGAGGAGAGCCTGATCGAGATCGGGGAGCGGCTGATGAATCCCGGACCCGACGGGGACAACCAGGAGCCGTTTGTCATAAAGGTGACGGACGCTTCGGGAGATACCCATATCTGCAATGTCTTCTCTAGTTTTCTCTATGATGAAACCGGCATTCCGGAATCATGCATGATGGTGCTGGTCGATATCACTGAAAACGTAAAGGCCGAGGAGGAGATCAAGAGATCGCTTGAAGAGAAGGAGACCCTGCTGAAAGAGATCCACCACAGGGTAAAGAACAATCTCCAGGAGGTAGTAAGCATCCTGAAACTCCAGAGGAACAGGACGACCGACGAGGATGTCCAGTGGTCGCTTAAGGAGTGCCAGAACCGGGTCTACACGATGGCGATGGTCCATGAAAACATATACCGCGCTGACAGTCTTTCATCGATCGGAATAAAAGCGTACCTGGAAAAGCTTGCAAGGGATCTCCTGATCGAGTACATGTCCCCCGGACAGAACATATCGTTTGAAATCGAGTGCAGCGAAGATATAGAATTCGATATCGACGGCATTATCCCCGTGGCCCTGATCACCAACGAACTGATCTCCAATTCGATGAAGTATGCATTCCCGGACGGCAGGAAGGGTAAGATCAGGATAGCAGTTGAGAAAATTCCCGGGAATAGTTACAGGTATACATACTCTGATGACGGTATCGGGTTTCCCCCTGGGCTAAGGGTCGATAAAACGAAGACTCTCGGTTTAAGGATTGTCCGCGCCTTTGTCCGCCAGCTCGACGGCAGTCTTGAGTTTATACCCGGCAACGGAACCAAAATTATCATAACTTTCCCGATAAAAGAATAA
- a CDS encoding nucleoside 2-deoxyribosyltransferase domain-containing protein: protein MLSMYVLMCPCITDPALRAKGITRDDDIFCFNRCIERCERFGIEIVRMPCPETIFLGKDREPTNFAESLANDEFYELLDELEAGARKVIEEKGEPLCIIGVDSSPSCGVNMTYATEEKTPGRGAFLSRFPDIKAVDVTDFCRYKIYLAGPLFTEAETDFNLKIHDFLEEHLLDVYLPQEVGDTSVTRHKEEHARIFGMHLAALEDCDYIVSVVDGADADSGTSWEMGYGYAKGKTVISLRTDFRCVGCHELVNLMLEESSVVVRKKEDILKELGVPLL from the coding sequence ATGCTATCAATGTATGTACTTATGTGCCCGTGCATAACCGACCCTGCACTCAGGGCGAAAGGAATTACACGGGACGACGATATCTTTTGTTTCAACAGGTGCATAGAACGCTGTGAAAGGTTTGGTATAGAGATCGTACGGATGCCGTGTCCGGAGACGATCTTTCTCGGAAAGGACCGGGAACCGACTAATTTTGCTGAAAGTCTCGCAAACGATGAATTCTACGAACTCCTCGACGAACTTGAGGCCGGTGCAAGGAAGGTTATCGAAGAAAAGGGAGAGCCTCTCTGCATAATAGGGGTCGATTCCTCTCCTTCGTGCGGGGTCAACATGACCTACGCTACCGAAGAGAAGACTCCCGGCAGGGGTGCATTTCTTTCGAGATTCCCGGATATAAAAGCAGTCGACGTTACGGATTTCTGTCGCTACAAGATATATCTCGCAGGACCGCTGTTCACCGAGGCCGAGACCGACTTCAACCTGAAAATCCACGACTTTCTTGAAGAACACCTTCTTGATGTCTATCTCCCGCAGGAGGTGGGCGACACTTCTGTCACACGCCATAAGGAGGAGCACGCAAGGATATTCGGGATGCACCTAGCGGCTCTTGAGGACTGCGACTATATCGTCTCGGTCGTAGACGGGGCGGATGCAGATTCCGGAACATCATGGGAGATGGGCTACGGATATGCAAAGGGAAAGACCGTGATCTCGCTGAGAACCGACTTCCGGTGCGTGGGATGCCACGAGCTCGTCAACCTGATGCTCGAGGAATCTTCCGTTGTAGTCAGGAAAAAAGAGGACATCCTGAAGGAACTCGGGGTCCCGCTCCTGTAG
- a CDS encoding DUF367 family protein gives MMPLFAWRDNSCDPRICSVKKLERAGMIRVAAKIDKIPKSTLLLDPRSPQALSPADRIAPSLTVLDCTWETLEKVDVGEITRKRALPFLVAANPGHFGRPFMLNSVEALAAALYIMGEKQQAHDILAKFGWGLRFLEVNAEPLEDYSRAANSAEIVEIQSHYY, from the coding sequence ATGATGCCGCTTTTTGCATGGAGGGACAACTCCTGCGACCCCAGGATCTGCTCGGTAAAAAAACTTGAAAGAGCAGGAATGATCCGGGTGGCGGCGAAGATCGACAAGATCCCGAAGAGCACCCTTCTCCTGGATCCGAGGTCACCCCAGGCACTCTCGCCTGCCGACAGGATCGCACCGTCCCTGACCGTTCTGGACTGCACGTGGGAGACTCTTGAAAAGGTTGATGTCGGGGAGATTACACGAAAAAGGGCGCTTCCTTTCCTTGTCGCCGCGAATCCGGGCCATTTCGGGAGACCGTTCATGCTGAACTCGGTCGAAGCTTTAGCCGCTGCACTTTATATTATGGGCGAAAAACAGCAGGCACATGACATCCTGGCCAAATTCGGGTGGGGACTCAGGTTCCTGGAAGTGAATGCCGAGCCTCTCGAAGATTACAGCAGGGCAGCAAATTCAGCTGAAATCGTCGAAATCCAGTCGCATTATTACTGA
- a CDS encoding phospholipase D-like domain-containing protein, whose protein sequence is MKGEKISFMGIRGAVFAIILFVFFCTVSVSAGFVVSEFCPDTWLSGEGDEYFVISGSGDLTGYYVTDNEGSARFPDNTVSRGSVIVAQKAVDYESVQGEKPDFEIYNSDPQVPDMVRTGTLKMANSGDELILKRGVAVIQEVAWPGDVVSGEGRVHVYSDGVWDERPYYIGQSRFEPETFYDVSVTVFAAPDCSYAKLKDFIENSKSSLDINVYEFTGTSIAGLLAEASGRGVDVDVLVEGSPVGGVSDEEKNVCSILGSAGIPVLSMATENGVFHAPYRYDHAKYVISDDSLVLVASENFGETGYPSSGTGGNRGWGVVAESPALASYFEDVFDRDSNGGWITEMTGTNGVGSYSVAEAGTGKFLPESFEGATVTPVISPDTSYLVGDLISSAEESVCIEQAYIKNWSSGENPWLEDAIDAARRGADVRIILDSYYYNIEDDDDNDEMAQYINAVASSESLPLEARLISLESGYLDKVHNKGVIVDGRLVLVSSINWNENSPSYNREAGLIIDHAGAAGYFTEVFDADWDSSAPVDPSTGHIGDVSGSSQTDELRNYIAAGVIILFAVLYFVRKKES, encoded by the coding sequence ATGAAAGGCGAAAAGATCTCATTTATGGGTATAAGGGGGGCTGTTTTTGCAATTATCCTGTTTGTATTTTTCTGCACCGTATCCGTTTCCGCCGGATTCGTAGTCTCCGAGTTTTGTCCCGACACATGGCTCTCAGGCGAGGGAGACGAATACTTCGTTATCAGCGGATCAGGGGATCTCACCGGTTATTATGTCACCGACAATGAGGGGAGCGCCAGGTTTCCTGACAACACGGTATCCCGCGGCAGCGTGATTGTGGCGCAGAAGGCTGTGGATTATGAATCCGTTCAAGGGGAGAAACCGGACTTCGAGATATATAACTCCGACCCGCAGGTCCCCGACATGGTAAGGACCGGAACACTGAAGATGGCGAACAGCGGCGACGAACTTATCCTCAAAAGAGGGGTTGCGGTAATACAGGAGGTCGCATGGCCCGGAGATGTTGTCTCCGGAGAGGGCAGGGTTCATGTATATTCGGACGGGGTATGGGACGAGAGGCCGTATTATATCGGGCAGTCCCGGTTCGAACCTGAGACGTTCTATGATGTTTCCGTAACCGTATTCGCCGCCCCCGACTGTTCCTACGCGAAGCTGAAGGATTTCATAGAGAACTCGAAGTCGTCCCTTGATATAAACGTGTACGAGTTCACCGGTACCTCGATCGCAGGTCTTCTCGCCGAAGCATCCGGGAGGGGCGTAGATGTCGATGTACTTGTGGAAGGCTCGCCTGTCGGCGGAGTGTCGGATGAAGAGAAGAATGTCTGTTCGATTCTCGGTTCCGCAGGAATCCCTGTTCTATCGATGGCGACTGAGAACGGGGTGTTTCATGCCCCTTACAGGTACGATCATGCGAAATACGTTATATCCGACGATTCACTTGTCCTTGTAGCGAGTGAAAACTTCGGCGAGACCGGGTATCCCTCATCCGGTACGGGGGGAAACCGCGGGTGGGGTGTGGTAGCAGAAAGTCCTGCTCTTGCCTCATATTTCGAAGATGTATTCGACCGGGATTCCAACGGGGGCTGGATCACGGAGATGACGGGGACAAACGGAGTGGGATCATATTCAGTCGCCGAAGCTGGAACGGGAAAGTTCCTGCCTGAATCATTTGAAGGTGCGACTGTTACTCCGGTGATATCTCCTGATACAAGCTATCTCGTAGGCGACCTGATCTCTTCGGCTGAGGAGTCAGTCTGCATCGAGCAGGCCTATATCAAAAACTGGTCTTCGGGCGAAAACCCGTGGCTTGAGGATGCGATCGATGCCGCCCGGCGAGGTGCGGATGTACGTATTATCCTCGATTCGTACTATTACAATATCGAAGATGACGACGATAACGACGAGATGGCTCAATACATAAACGCAGTTGCTTCCTCCGAATCGCTTCCTCTCGAAGCGAGGCTTATCAGCCTTGAATCCGGTTACCTCGATAAGGTTCACAATAAAGGCGTGATAGTCGACGGAAGGCTGGTCCTCGTAAGCTCAATAAACTGGAACGAAAACTCCCCGTCATACAACCGGGAGGCCGGCCTGATAATCGATCATGCAGGTGCGGCCGGCTACTTTACAGAGGTTTTCGACGCGGACTGGGATTCATCCGCTCCGGTTGACCCGTCTACAGGGCATATTGGTGACGTCTCCGGCTCGTCCCAAACGGATGAGCTCAGGAACTATATCGCGGCCGGGGTAATCATCCTCTTTGCAGTGCTGTATTTTGTTAGAAAAAAAGAGTCCTGA
- a CDS encoding amino acid kinase family protein has product MQHNETFIRMVRIPESDHFVVKLGGSLMEHAPRLIDILVQSKRNITIVPGGGCFADSVREMELDDESSHWMAILAMEQYGCYLHSLGLAVQDELVRRTGVCVLLPYSCLREEDPLPHSWNVTSDTIAAWAAGRLGCPLILLKSTEGLSAGGRTLDIVSSPGSYPECDPCLVPYVLENRIHTTVINANDGITAERFFNGEEVGGTVVIRSV; this is encoded by the coding sequence ATGCAGCACAATGAAACCTTTATCCGGATGGTCAGGATACCGGAAAGCGATCATTTTGTCGTGAAACTCGGCGGAAGCCTGATGGAGCACGCCCCGCGACTCATCGATATCCTCGTACAATCAAAGAGGAACATAACGATAGTTCCCGGCGGCGGCTGTTTCGCGGATTCAGTCAGAGAGATGGAACTCGATGATGAATCCTCTCACTGGATGGCTATACTCGCGATGGAGCAGTACGGCTGCTACCTCCATTCCCTCGGCCTGGCCGTGCAGGATGAACTCGTCCGCAGGACCGGGGTCTGCGTCCTGCTCCCGTATTCCTGCCTGAGAGAGGAGGACCCGCTTCCGCACTCGTGGAATGTTACATCCGATACGATTGCGGCATGGGCCGCGGGAAGACTGGGATGCCCGCTGATACTGCTCAAATCCACCGAAGGTCTGTCCGCCGGCGGGAGAACGCTGGATATCGTCTCTTCCCCCGGAAGCTACCCTGAATGCGACCCGTGCCTTGTACCGTATGTCCTGGAGAACAGGATTCATACGACGGTTATAAACGCAAACGACGGGATTACCGCAGAACGATTCTTCAACGGCGAAGAGGTCGGGGGAACGGTCGTCATCAGAAGTGTTTAA
- a CDS encoding zinc finger domain-containing protein, with protein sequence MPTEKCTSCKAPLSEPGWTKFECPKCREVIYRCHKCRHQSVPYECKCGFQGP encoded by the coding sequence ATGCCAACAGAAAAATGCACATCATGCAAGGCCCCTCTTTCAGAGCCGGGCTGGACAAAATTCGAGTGCCCAAAGTGCCGCGAGGTTATCTACCGCTGCCACAAATGCAGGCACCAGAGCGTACCATACGAATGCAAATGCGGATTCCAGGGGCCATAA
- a CDS encoding elongation factor 1-beta, producing the protein MGDVAVILKVMPESPDVDLEGLKKAIKVKYPGTQDIVEDPIGFGLVAIKVAIVIPDGTAGAADEAEAALASIEGVQSAEIVSLTLN; encoded by the coding sequence ATGGGTGATGTAGCGGTAATCCTCAAAGTGATGCCCGAATCTCCCGATGTCGATCTTGAGGGACTCAAGAAGGCAATAAAGGTGAAGTATCCGGGAACACAGGATATCGTCGAAGATCCTATCGGATTCGGTCTTGTAGCAATCAAAGTCGCAATCGTCATTCCCGATGGAACTGCAGGAGCTGCCGACGAAGCTGAGGCAGCACTCGCTTCAATCGAGGGTGTTCAGAGCGCCGAGATTGTCTCACTTACACTTAACTAA